The Pseudomonadota bacterium DNA segment AAGAGGGAAAGATCTCCAGGAATTCTTCCATTTTTTGCCGATTCATTTTCTTTCCTCGCATTTTCAGGAATATGGATTCGACAACAATGCCATAACCGGCAAAATATGCAAGCCCCCCGACACTCTTTCCGGCGAATTCTCCCCTGACTGACCAAGATGATAACCAGCCGGAGAGTTGACACTTGCCGCCGGTGCGATTAATGTCGAGTTCCTGAACAATACACACCTACCGGAGGTAACCCCATGGGGATTTTCTTTATCAAGGACATCAAAAACCTGATCACCGGCATCCTGCTCGGCCTGCTTGTCGGGCTCTGGGTTGGGGTGAATATCGGCAAGGGGCAGACTCCCTTCAGCAATCCTTTTCACAATCCGACCATCCAGAGCAGACTCAAGGATACCGGTAACAAAGTCCTTGAGAAGGGCGGCAAGGCATTGGAAGACAGCGGCAAGGCCCTGCGCGAATCCGTCAGGCAATAAATCAGATGATCCCCTACCCTCAGATCGACCCGGTTTTTTTCGCCCTCGGCCCGCTCAAGGTCCGCTGGTATGGCCTGATGTACGTCCTCGGTTTTACCGCAGTCCATATTCTGGTCAGCTACCAGTGCCGGAAATACCGGTTGAAAAAGCTCGCCGAGCATTATGAGAATCTGAATTTCACCCTGATCATCGGCCTGATCCTCGGCGCACGGCTTGGCTATGTCCTCTTCTACAACTTTTCCTACTATCTGCAGCAGCCCGCCGAAATTCCCGCCGTCTGGTTGGGCGGCATGTCTTTTCACGGCGCCCTGATCGGACTGCTCATCGCCGGCTGGCTCTATTGCCGGAAACACGACCTTGATTTTTTACGGACCACCGATGCCTATACCATGACCATCCCCATCGGACTCGGCCTGGGGAGGATCGGCAATTTCATCAACGGCGAACTGTTCGGCCGGGTCACCGACGTCCCCTGGGCGATGATTTTCCCCGCCGGCGGGGCGGTTCCCCGACATCCGTCCCAGCTCTACGAATGTCTGCTCGAAGGAGTGTTCCTCTTCCTCCTGCTCTGGACCCTGCGCATCCCCTACTATCGCCACAACTGGCCCCGCGGAACCATCCTGGCGACCTTTCTGGTCGGTTACGGCCTCAGCCGCGTGGTTGTTGAACTGTTCCGGGAGCCCGATGTCCAGCTCGGGATCCTGTTCGGTCTGGTTACCATGGGCCAGTTGCTGAGCCTGATCATGATCGGCGGCGGCATCCTTCTCTTTGTGCTCAAACCGAAAGGTTCCGGCTCCGTCTGACGACCGTTACCACGACACCTTCCTGCAGACATCCCACCATTTTGACTGACTTATCAGCGATGATTTGTTAAGTTGATCAGGAGTCACCGCAAGACACTTTCTGTTAAATCACTTACTTTGGAGAGGAGAGGACCCTGATGAAATTCAAGGCTTTATGCCAGGTCTTTCTGATTACACTTATCGCCATGACAATAGCCCCAGCACACAGCAGAGCCGCCCAGCTCGCCCCGGATCTTTTCAAATCAACCCTCGACAACGGGCTCACGGTGCTGGTCAAGGAATCCCCGGGCATCAAGGCCGCTTCGGTGCAGATCTGGGTCAAGACCGGCAGTGTTTATGAAGAGGCCGATGAAGGCGGCATCACCCACCTGATCGAACATATGATCTTCAAGGGCACCCCGACCCGGCAGACGGGCGGCGTCGCCCGGGCCATCGAGGAGGTCGGCGGCCGGATCAACGCCTATACCTACTATGAGTACACGGTCTATCACGCGACTCTTTCCGCCCGCCACTGGGACCTGGCCCTTGAAGTCCTGACCGACGCGGTCCTCAACTCCATCTATGATCCCGACGAGCTGGAACGCGAAAAGAAGGTGGTTCTGGAAGAAATCGCCATGCGGGAAGACCGGCCCAGGGTAAAGCTCTTTGAGGAGCTGATGAAAAAATCCTACGGGACCCATCCGTACGGCCTGCCGATCATCGGCACCAGGGAGAGCGTGTCCTCTTTTACCCGGGAGGATATTTTAAGGTACGTCGGCAAGCATTACCATCCCGAAAACTTCACGGTGGTGGTGACCGGTGACGTCCGTTTCAGCCAGGTGGAAGCGAAAGCCCGGGAACTGCTGGGTGGTATTGCCGGGGGCGGTTATCAGCACCCGGAACTGCCGACCGAACCCGTCCGCCGGCAGGTTGAATTCTTTACCATAAACGACGATATCAAACAGGCCAACCTGGCCATGTCGTTCCCCACCGCCGCCTTTAAAGACCCGGATACCCCGGTCCTTGATGTGGTTGCCGGGCTGTTGGGTCACGGTGAAACCTCACGGCTCTACCATATATTACGCAATGAAAAGGGGCTGGTCTACCAGATCGGGGCAAGCTCCTTTACCCCGCGAAACCCCGGCCTGTTCGAGGTTTTTGCCACCCTGGATGATGAAAAATCAGCGAAAGCCATCGAGGCGGCACTGGAGGAGATTTTCCGGCTCAAATACATCCCGGTCGGCGAAGAGGAGCTGGCCAAGGTGAAAAGAAACCTTGAAAGCGAGTTTGTCTTCGGCCTGGAACAGGTTGAGGGCCAGGCAAGAATCATCGGCTCATTTGAATTTCTGGCTGATGACCCCCGGGAAGATGAATATCTCTCCCAGGTCCGGGCGGTGACCCGCGAAGACGTGATGCGGGTGGCAAATACATATTTCCGGAAAGAACGGCTGACCGCAGGCCTCATCATCCCGGCCGATGCGTCACTCGCTCTCGACCCGGAAACCCTGGCCGGAATCAGCGACCGGGCAGAGAACCTTGCCCGGCACGGCATTCCCAGTTCACTGGTCAGCAACTCCTTTCTGCCAGGGGTATTCCGATATCATCTGCCGAACGGCATCCGGCTCCTGGTGCGGGAAGATCCCCGGGTTGAAACCGTGGCCTTCCGGGCCGTTTTTCCAGGCGGCCTGAAGAGCGAAACCGAAGCAACAAACGGCGCGTTCGCCTTTATCAGCGAACTGCTTCCCAAAGGCACAACCGACCTTTCCTACCGGGAACTCTCCTTAAAAATTGCCGACATGGCCGGCAGCATCAACGGTTTCAACGGCAAAAACACCTTCGGGCTGAAAGGTGATTTTCTCGCCCGTTTCCTTGAACCGGGTCTGGAGCTGTTTCGCGAGGTGATCAGGAAACCCGCCTTCAACCCCGAGGAAGCGGAGAAAGTTCGCCCGGAGCTCCTCGCCATCCTGAAGCAGCAGCAGGATTCACTACCCTCGGTCGCCTTTCTCCATTTCAATCAGGCCCTGTTTCAGGGGCACCCCTATGGCCTGAACACCGCCGGCAGCGAGGCGGCGATCACCGGCTTCACGGTAGAGGCACTCCGCAAAATCTATGAAAAACATGCCCGGCCCGACCAGATGGTCCTGGCGGTAGCCGGCGCAGTCAAAGCTGATGCGGTCCGCGATCTGGTGGAAAAACTGTTTGGTAACTGGCAGCCGAAAGACAGCGCACCCGCCTCTGTCGGCTCCGTTGAGGAGATCAAGCTGCCG contains these protein-coding regions:
- the lgt gene encoding prolipoprotein diacylglyceryl transferase — encoded protein: MIPYPQIDPVFFALGPLKVRWYGLMYVLGFTAVHILVSYQCRKYRLKKLAEHYENLNFTLIIGLILGARLGYVLFYNFSYYLQQPAEIPAVWLGGMSFHGALIGLLIAGWLYCRKHDLDFLRTTDAYTMTIPIGLGLGRIGNFINGELFGRVTDVPWAMIFPAGGAVPRHPSQLYECLLEGVFLFLLLWTLRIPYYRHNWPRGTILATFLVGYGLSRVVVELFREPDVQLGILFGLVTMGQLLSLIMIGGGILLFVLKPKGSGSV
- a CDS encoding insulinase family protein; protein product: MKFKALCQVFLITLIAMTIAPAHSRAAQLAPDLFKSTLDNGLTVLVKESPGIKAASVQIWVKTGSVYEEADEGGITHLIEHMIFKGTPTRQTGGVARAIEEVGGRINAYTYYEYTVYHATLSARHWDLALEVLTDAVLNSIYDPDELEREKKVVLEEIAMREDRPRVKLFEELMKKSYGTHPYGLPIIGTRESVSSFTREDILRYVGKHYHPENFTVVVTGDVRFSQVEAKARELLGGIAGGGYQHPELPTEPVRRQVEFFTINDDIKQANLAMSFPTAAFKDPDTPVLDVVAGLLGHGETSRLYHILRNEKGLVYQIGASSFTPRNPGLFEVFATLDDEKSAKAIEAALEEIFRLKYIPVGEEELAKVKRNLESEFVFGLEQVEGQARIIGSFEFLADDPREDEYLSQVRAVTREDVMRVANTYFRKERLTAGLIIPADASLALDPETLAGISDRAENLARHGIPSSLVSNSFLPGVFRYHLPNGIRLLVREDPRVETVAFRAVFPGGLKSETEATNGAFAFISELLPKGTTDLSYRELSLKIADMAGSINGFNGKNTFGLKGDFLARFLEPGLELFREVIRKPAFNPEEAEKVRPELLAILKQQQDSLPSVAFLHFNQALFQGHPYGLNTAGSEAAITGFTVEALRKIYEKHARPDQMVLAVAGAVKADAVRDLVEKLFGNWQPKDSAPASVGSVEEIKLPPEPPIRPDLVKVVREKEQLHIVIGFLGTTMSGTDRYPLEVLDTVLSGQSGRLFTELRDKKSLAYSLSSFNLLGTDTGSFGIYIGTSPANKDQVVEEIWKELYKTRQEPVSEAELVKAKNMLISQYELSLQTHGAQAMDLGLNETYRMGLDFGTRYIEAIEEVTAEQVMAVARKYILPDHYVMVTVGAEPPPPVDKPEKEQTPAVTPEIPSPATPTPNLAPPDISVSVPPDLPPEEEGEQEKQTEN